The DNA region AGTGCATTGATAATTAGCTTTCTCCCATGCGTCATAACCTCCATTGAGGATACTGACATTGTGGTGTCCGTAAAATTTTAGGAGCCACCAAAGCCGTGCGGCAAAAGCAAATCGCAAATCATCGTAAATAACGATTTCTGTTTTGCCCCGTTCAATCCCTAATTTTGTGAGAGTGGCAGTGAATTTCTCTGGATCAGGTAGGGGATGGCGGCCGCCATGTTTTTGTAGAGGTGATGACAGGTCTTCATCAAGGTGTAGGTAATGTGCGCCGGGAATGTGTGATTTTTTGTATTGAGTTCTGCCCCACTCTGTATCGTTGAGTCGAAAACGACAGTCGATAATGACAAGATTAGGATCGTTGAGGCGATCGCCTAATTTTTCGACAGAGACAAAATAAGGCGCTAAACGATTAGTCAACGTTTTTGAGATGAGCAAATAATTCTGTTGACGTTCTTCATCGTGGCAATAGTCAAGGTTTGATGCAATTTTTTTGAGGATAATAATGCCGCGTCCCCCCGATGCAAATTCATTCACTTGCATATCGAGGTTATTGAGATAATGGTCTAAATTAAAATTATTTGGGCCATGATCCCAAATACGTATATCGAGCTGATTTTCCGCTAAGGTCAGATCAATGCCAACTGGCTGATCTTTGAGATCGTCGCCGTGGGCGTGGCGTACAGCATTTGTAAAACCTTCGGCGATCGCCATCTGACATTGCATCCAATCGTGGGGAGGGATACGGTCATGACGATTAATCCGGTTGCACTCAGCTAATACTTGATCCAACTGAGCCAAATCACTCGCAACGTGAAATTGATATTGGTCTAAGATAGCCAAAGGTACGGTTTACTGAGTTGCAGAAGGGTCATTTCTGGTAGTTTAGCTTAATTATGATTCAGATTCTCGTTATTGATGACGACCCTGCTATCCGTACGCTACTAAAACGCACTTTAGTACGTCAGGGTTATGACATCCACGAGGCAGATAATGGGACTACTGGCCTCGAAATGGCGATCGCCCTCCAACCGAATCTAGTGATCTGTGATTGGATGATGCCAGGTTTGAGTGGCATTGATGTCTGCCGAAAAATTAAAACACATCCACAGCTAACGACCAGTACATTTTGTATTCTTCTCACAGCCCTTGATTCGACCGAAGACAAGGTGATGGGATTAGATGCTGGGGCGGATGATTTTTTGTGCAAACCGATTGAAATCGTGGAGCTACAGGCACGGGTAAGAGCCGTTCTCCGAATTCAACAGTTAGCGCAGGATCTGCATCATCAAAAACAAAAGTTAGAAGCAGAATTCACCGAAGCAGCGCAATATGTACAGTCTCTTCTACCACCGCCTCTGAACCGCGCCCGCATCAAAATCGAAACTTGTTTCATTCCTTCATCTCAGCTTGGGGGTGATGGCTTTGATTATTTTTGGCTCGATAACCAACGTTTAGCCTTTTATCTGCTGGATGTGTCAGGACATGGCCTTAAGGCAGCTCTCCCTTCCATTGCCGTGTTGAATTTGATGCGATCACGCAATGGTCATCAAGGCGTAGATTATGGCAAACCCAAAGATGTCCTTAAATACCTCAGCACCAATTGCAAATTTATTGAGCAGCAAGAGCAATATTTTACGATGTGGTACGGCGTCTTTGATATTGACGAGCGGGTGTTGACCTATGCCAGTGCAGGACATCCACCAGCCATTTTGCTCGGCGATCGCCCCGAGGACTATCCCCAACTTTTGCGGACGAAAGGATTTCCGGTGGGGATGTTTGAGCCTGAGGATTCTATTTACCAAGAGCAGCAGCAATATATTCCGTTCAATTCGTGTCTTTATGTCATTAGCGATGGGGTTTATGAAAACTCCCGTTCACCCGATGCCCATAAAAGTTGGGAGGATTTCTTAGAATTGCTCATCGAGTCTACATCCCACTCAACATCGAAGCTTGACCATCTCGCGGCAATGTTGGGTGATCGCCTCCACCATGATGACTTGGAAGATGACTTTTCGATGATGAAGTTATTACTGTGACTATTTCAAGCTTTGGGCGTGGTGCTCAATATGATCTTTCATAAAAGTTGCAATGAAGAAATAGCTATGGTCATAGCCCTCCTGATAGCGCAGCCGCAACGGCTGTCCGGCTTTTTCACAGGCGATCACAAACTTATCTGTTAACAGTTGATTTTCGAGGAAAGTATCTGCCTTTCCTTGGTCGATCAGAATTTTGCCGTTAAACTGTCGCTTCGTAATAATCTGCGTCGCATCATACTTGCGCCATGTTTTTCTGTCCTCACCGAGATAAGCCGTAAACGCTTTTTCACCCCAGGCACATTGCATCGGTGCCACCACTGGTGCAAATGCCGAAACCGAGTGGTAAAAATCTGGTTTTCGTAATGCGCAGATCAGCGCCCCATGACCACCCATCGAATGCCCAAAAATTCCCCGTTTATCTGTCACCGAAAAATTATCTTCAATTAACTGAGGCAATTCTTTGGTGACATAGGTATACATCCGGTAATGCTTTGACCAAGGCTTTTCCGTAGCATTCACATAAAACCCTGCACCACTTCCCAAATCCCAATCCTTCTCCTCATCAGGAATACCTGTGTCGCGAGGACTCGTATCCGGAGCCACGAGCATAATGCCGTGCTGCGCTGCATATTGTTGAGCCCCAGCTTTCGTTGTGAAATTTTCCTCAGTACAGGTCAACCCCGACAGGTAATAAAGCACTGGTACTGCTTCTTGTTGCGCTTGGGGAGGGAGAAACACCGTCAACTTCATCTCCCCACCACAGGCGATCGATTGATGGCTGTAATATCTGACCTTGCCACCGAAACAGACAATTTCTTTTTGTAAAACGAGCTTTGCCATGACACTTTCCCCAATGACGATGTGTTGTAAATGCCGAAAATGTCCAGCATTTTCTGATGGGTCTGAACAAGTTTGAAAGGGCTTATTTTACCAACTCTTCCTTGGGGAATGGGATGAAGCCGGAAATGGTTTTGATGTTGTTACGTCCTTTCTCTCTGAGGCTTGTCAGCCCTATGGCATTAGATTTAAAAGGTGACGACACCACGAATTGATTCGCCTCTATGCATTAGATCAAAAGCATCATTAATCTTCTCGATAGGCATTGTGTGGGTAATCAAATCGTCGATATTGATCTTGCCGTCCATATACCAATCGACAATTTTCGGGACATCGGTGCGACCTCTAGCACCTCCAAAAGCTGTGCCTTTCCAAACGCGTCCAGTAACGAGCTGGAACGGACGGGTACTAATTTCTTCCCCTGCTCCTGCCACACCAATAATCGTTGAAACACCCCAGCCTTTATGGCAACTTTCGAGGGCCTGCCGCATTACTTTGACGTTACCGATACATTCGAAGGTATAGTCTGCACCACCTTTTGTCAGATCAACAAGATAGGGTGCTAAGTCTCCTTCCACCTCCCGCGGATCAACAAAATGAGTCATGCCAAATTTTTTGGCGATCGCCTGTTTATCGGGATTAATATCTATGCCAACAATCATGTCTGCACCGACCATTCTTGCGCCTTGAATCACGTTAAGGCCGATGCCGCCAAGACCAAAAACAATTACTTTTGAACCCGCTTCTACTTTGGCGGTATTAATCACAGCACCAATTCCTGTCGTTACGCCACAACCGATGTAGCACACCTTATCGAAAGGGGCATCTTCACGAATTTTCGCAAGGGCAATTGCTGGGACGACAGTATAGTTCGCGAAGGTGGAGGTGCCCATGTAATGGAAAATCGTTTCGCCATCTTTAGAAAATCGACCTGTGCCATCGGGCATTAAGCCTTTTCCTTGGGTCGCCCGCACCGCCTGGCAGAGGTTAGTTTTAAGGCTGAGGCAATATTCACATTCGCGACATTCGGGGATGTATAGCGGGATGACATGGTCGCCGGGTTTGAGGCTTTTAACGCCTTTGCCTACTTCAACGACAACACCTGCTCCTTCATGGCCTAAAATCGCGGGAAATAAACCCTCTGGATCAGCGCCGGATAATGTATAGGCATCGGTATGACAGACACCTGTGGCCTTAATCTCGACTAATACTTCCCCAGCTTTTGGGGGCTCTAGCTGCACGGTTTCTACAGTGAGAGGGGCTTTAGCAGAGTAGGCGATCGCCGCTTTAACATCCATGGGCTTCAATAATCCTTCGCTGATCTTCGTCTTATTTTTTAAATGTAGCGAGGGATCTGCGTTTCTTTTACGCTCTGCATAGATAAGTTACGTTGATCTAGATCGTGCGATCGCCCCTGTTTCAAATCACTGTTTCCGTAAAAACACGGTGCTACAAAGAAAAAGGTATTACCCAGAAACATAGCCTTTAGTTTTGATTTGTTTGAGGAGTGATTGTGACAATGTCTAAAAAAATAATCTTTGCTGTGGGTCTCAGCCTTCTGGCGATCGCCGGTTGTGATAGCGATACGACGACTGAGCCAAATGATGCCAATGCGGCAGAGCAACAGGAAAAGAAACCCCCAGCTAAAAATATAATTACTGTTGCGATTCCTGAGAGTGCAGTGAATGTCGATTTTCCGAAGGGCTGGTATGAAAACCCTGACGAATATCCCTATGATCTGCAATATTTCTCAAAAAATCAGCGGATGAATACTGGTGTTTTTCTCTATGACACTGGTGATTTTGCGGCAGAGATTGATGCGGATGCCATCCTTGCATTGCAAATCGAGGATCTCGAGTCGAAGCGGGATAATTTTGAGGAAATACAAGCAGTTACAAAAACAGAGCTTGACGATAAAACTGTTACAACCGCAGTCTTTTCTGGGGAAAAAGATTCGTCGAGATTCTATTACAAATTTGCAGTGATTGAATTTATCGAGAATCCTGATCAACTAGCTGTAACCTTACAAGTGGCGATTCCTAGTGAATGGGATAAAAGTAAGCCTGTCCTTGAAGCAATTACAGAGTCGATGGTGATCGCCGCTGTCCCAGAAACAGAAACTCCCACTGAGGATACAGGCGAATAATATTAACGAAAAAAATAGCCAGCTTACTTGCTGACCTGATGGTGTCCCCGATTCTATTGAGATGATGGGGATTTTATTTTTTCGAGATAACTTTCTAAGCTCAACCCTTTAGTCTCACTCATTGAGTTTAGAAATAACTTTGTTCCCAAGTCTCGCTAAATACAATTTCGGAGAGGGGTTTACGAACGCGAGGAGACATTTCCCGTTCCTTTAAACCTTCATCCTCAAGAGACGTCAAATCTGCAGGATAGCCGATTGCAACTGCTGCTGCAGGCTCAAATCCGATGGGAATACCATAAACCTCACGCGCTTTCTCTTTGTCAAAGCCACCCATCTGATGCACCCTTAAACCTATCGCCTCTGCTTGGATCGTTAAAGTCCCCAAAGCTTGACCGACATCATACATTCCATAGGGATTCGGGTTATCATTGCGAGTAAATCGTTGTTTTCCGACGGAAATCATCAGAATGTCGGCATTTTTTGCCCAAGTTTGGTTCGCTTCGACAATACAGCCTAGTAATTTTTGGTAGGCAGTGGGATTTTGTTTCGTTGCCATGATAAATCGCCAAGGTTGTTCATTAAAGCAAGAGGCAGACCAACGCGCCGCTTCAAGGAGACTCCCCACTTTGTCAGCTTCTACGGGGCGATAGCCATCAAAGGCAATGGTACTGTAGCGTTGGCGAAGCAAATCATGAATTGGATAGTCTGT from [Leptolyngbya] sp. PCC 7376 includes:
- a CDS encoding PP2C family protein-serine/threonine phosphatase, which encodes MIQILVIDDDPAIRTLLKRTLVRQGYDIHEADNGTTGLEMAIALQPNLVICDWMMPGLSGIDVCRKIKTHPQLTTSTFCILLTALDSTEDKVMGLDAGADDFLCKPIEIVELQARVRAVLRIQQLAQDLHHQKQKLEAEFTEAAQYVQSLLPPPLNRARIKIETCFIPSSQLGGDGFDYFWLDNQRLAFYLLDVSGHGLKAALPSIAVLNLMRSRNGHQGVDYGKPKDVLKYLSTNCKFIEQQEQYFTMWYGVFDIDERVLTYASAGHPPAILLGDRPEDYPQLLRTKGFPVGMFEPEDSIYQEQQQYIPFNSCLYVISDGVYENSRSPDAHKSWEDFLELLIESTSHSTSKLDHLAAMLGDRLHHDDLEDDFSMMKLLL
- the fghA gene encoding S-formylglutathione hydrolase: MAKLVLQKEIVCFGGKVRYYSHQSIACGGEMKLTVFLPPQAQQEAVPVLYYLSGLTCTEENFTTKAGAQQYAAQHGIMLVAPDTSPRDTGIPDEEKDWDLGSGAGFYVNATEKPWSKHYRMYTYVTKELPQLIEDNFSVTDKRGIFGHSMGGHGALICALRKPDFYHSVSAFAPVVAPMQCAWGEKAFTAYLGEDRKTWRKYDATQIITKRQFNGKILIDQGKADTFLENQLLTDKFVIACEKAGQPLRLRYQEGYDHSYFFIATFMKDHIEHHAQSLK
- a CDS encoding S-(hydroxymethyl)glutathione dehydrogenase/class III alcohol dehydrogenase is translated as MDVKAAIAYSAKAPLTVETVQLEPPKAGEVLVEIKATGVCHTDAYTLSGADPEGLFPAILGHEGAGVVVEVGKGVKSLKPGDHVIPLYIPECRECEYCLSLKTNLCQAVRATQGKGLMPDGTGRFSKDGETIFHYMGTSTFANYTVVPAIALAKIREDAPFDKVCYIGCGVTTGIGAVINTAKVEAGSKVIVFGLGGIGLNVIQGARMVGADMIVGIDINPDKQAIAKKFGMTHFVDPREVEGDLAPYLVDLTKGGADYTFECIGNVKVMRQALESCHKGWGVSTIIGVAGAGEEISTRPFQLVTGRVWKGTAFGGARGRTDVPKIVDWYMDGKINIDDLITHTMPIEKINDAFDLMHRGESIRGVVTF
- a CDS encoding nitroreductase family protein, which encodes MEKPAQTDYPIHDLLRQRYSTIAFDGYRPVEADKVGSLLEAARWSASCFNEQPWRFIMATKQNPTAYQKLLGCIVEANQTWAKNADILMISVGKQRFTRNDNPNPYGMYDVGQALGTLTIQAEAIGLRVHQMGGFDKEKAREVYGIPIGFEPAAAVAIGYPADLTSLEDEGLKEREMSPRVRKPLSEIVFSETWEQSYF